AACCAGTTGGTGATCGTCGTCGAGACCAAAGAGGGAACCATCTTCGACAGTCCCGAGACGTTCAAGAAGGTGGATCGGATCACGATCGATCTTCTGCAGAACGTCCCCGGTGTGAACGGCGAGCAGGTACTGTCGATCACGCATCCGAAGACGAAGACGACCCTCACGTCGGGCACCGGAATCAAGGTGGTGCCGCTCACCTATCCGCGACTCCCCGAGGACGAAGCCGACCTCGAGTTCATGAAGACCAAGGTCTACACGACCGACGGCATCCGCGGCTTCTTCGTATCGATGGACGACAAGGCGACCTTGATCACGGCCGGGTTCTGGGAGGAGTACTTCGATCTTCCGGCGATGCTGAAACAGATCGAGGAGATCGTCGAACGAGAAACCGACAGCAACCACACGATCTACGTGACCGGTCCGCCGGTGCTCTACGCGTATTTCATGTCGATGGTCCAACCGATGATGTGGGTGCTGATCGCGAGCATCACCACCATGATCGTCATCTTGTGGTTTGAGTTCCGGAGTTGGCAGGGGGTCGTGATCCCGCTCCTCTCCGGTGGTCTGAGCGCGATTTGGGGATTGGGGTTCGGTGGATTGTTCGGCCTATCCCTCGACCCGCTGGTCCTGGTGATCCCACTGTTGATCTCTGCGCGGGCCCACTCGCATTCCGTCCAGTCGATGGAGCGTTATCACGAGGAGTACGAGAAGTTGCAGGACAAAGACGCGGCGATCGTCAAGTCTTACACCGAGATCTACGCGCCTGCGATGGTCTCGATCGTCGCCGATGGCATCGCGATCCTCACGCTGATCGTCGCGCGGATTCCGATCATCCAGAAGCTCGCTGTCCTGTGTAGTTTCTGGATCATCAGCATCTTCGTGAGCGTCGTCACGCTCCACCCGATCATTCTGTCGTACGTCAAACCGCCCAAGCATCTGGCCACGCATCACGGTCAGAAGGGCATCTTCGCGCGTGGATACGACAAGTTCGAGGCCTTCCTGATCTACTGCTCGACAGGCCCGCGGCGCGGGTGGATGGCGGTGTTCCTGGTCTTTCTCCTCGCCTTCGGCTTCTTCTTCGCGCAGAAGGTGCGGCCCGGCGATACTTCGCCTGGGAAGGCCCTGCTGTACGACGATCACCCGTACAACGTGGCGTTCGACGTCGTGAACGACCGGTTCGTCGGTGCGAGTCAGTTGATCGTCATCGCGGAGGGGAAGAAGTCGGGGGCGTTGAAAGACCCGGCCACGCTCAACTCGCTCGATCTCTTCGCGCGCTACATGAAGCAGACCGACGAAACCGGAGCGGTCGGGGGCACGATCTCGGCGACGACGATGCTGAAACGCATCTTCCGGACCTTCCATGAAGGCGATCCCAAATGGGAAACCTTGCCGGTCTCGCAGGATCACGTGGGGCAGCTTTTTTTCTTGCTGACGTCGAACACGTCGAGGGGGGAGATGGATCGCTTTTTCGACATGTCGATGACGAACGCGACGCTCACGATCTTCTACAAGGACTACAACCACGAGATCATCAAGAACTCGATCGCAAAGGCGAAGGAGTTCATCGAGGGGCAGGCATCCGAGGAGGGCTCGGTCCGCTACCTGCTGGCCGGCGGCCTGCTCGGCATCCTGGCGGCTACGAACGAAGAGGTCGAGTGGTCCTACCGGGTGAACCTGGCGTTGATCCTGATCGTCGTCTTCATCCTGAGCTACCTCACGTACGTCTCGGTGATCGGTGCCTTCATCGTGATGCTGCCGTCGTTGATTTCACAGCCGCTCTCCGAGGCGTGCATGTACTTCCTCGGGATCGACTTCAACATCAATTCGCTCCCGGTCGCCGCGGTCGGGATCGGGATCGGGATCGACTACGGCTACTACGTGCTCTCGCGAATCGTCGAGGAGTATCCGAAGGACCGGAGCTTCGACAACGCGATCGTGCGGGCCTACAACACGACCGGGAAGACCGTGCTGTTTACCGGCCTCTCGCTCACGGCGAGCATCGTCTACTGGTGCTTCTTCCCGATGAAGTTCCAGGCGCAGATGGCGATCCTTCTGGTCATCCTTCTCGCTTTCCACCTGATCGGCGCTTTGCTGTTCATTCCGCCGATGGTGTCGCTTCTGCGGCCGAAATTCGCGATCAAATACGCCGACGATCACGATCGGCGGATCCTGGAAGAGGGCATCGAGGGCGACGAGACACCGGCCGACGCCTGATCGCCGGGTCGGAGCCGGTTGAGGAAATCCGGCTCAGGGATGCTACGAAACGCGGCGATGGACTTCGCTGCGTCAACGGACGAGCAGGCCTTTCGCGCGTCGGTGCGTACCTGGCTCGAGGGGAACCTGCCCTCGGAGCGGTATCCGGCGGAACCCGCCGACCGTGTGGCCTATGCGCGTCGCTGGGCGCGGACCCTGCACGAAGGCGGCTGGGCGGGGCTCGCCTGGCCGGTCGAGTACGGCGGGCGCGATCTTTCGCCGCTCGAGCATCTCTTGTTCGCCGAGGAGTATGCGGCCGCCGGCGCGCCCCCGCTGATCGACATCGGGGTGGGCCCCGCGCTGACCGGGCCGACGCTGATCCATCACGGCACCGAGGAAC
This DNA window, taken from Candidatus Binatia bacterium, encodes the following:
- a CDS encoding MMPL family transporter yields the protein MLPRHTIEAYLFFLLRHKGKITLLIGAITAFFLYFMWFHMAVATNFFDLYPPGHPYIQLYTKYRSMFGTANQLVIVVETKEGTIFDSPETFKKVDRITIDLLQNVPGVNGEQVLSITHPKTKTTLTSGTGIKVVPLTYPRLPEDEADLEFMKTKVYTTDGIRGFFVSMDDKATLITAGFWEEYFDLPAMLKQIEEIVERETDSNHTIYVTGPPVLYAYFMSMVQPMMWVLIASITTMIVILWFEFRSWQGVVIPLLSGGLSAIWGLGFGGLFGLSLDPLVLVIPLLISARAHSHSVQSMERYHEEYEKLQDKDAAIVKSYTEIYAPAMVSIVADGIAILTLIVARIPIIQKLAVLCSFWIISIFVSVVTLHPIILSYVKPPKHLATHHGQKGIFARGYDKFEAFLIYCSTGPRRGWMAVFLVFLLAFGFFFAQKVRPGDTSPGKALLYDDHPYNVAFDVVNDRFVGASQLIVIAEGKKSGALKDPATLNSLDLFARYMKQTDETGAVGGTISATTMLKRIFRTFHEGDPKWETLPVSQDHVGQLFFLLTSNTSRGEMDRFFDMSMTNATLTIFYKDYNHEIIKNSIAKAKEFIEGQASEEGSVRYLLAGGLLGILAATNEEVEWSYRVNLALILIVVFILSYLTYVSVIGAFIVMLPSLISQPLSEACMYFLGIDFNINSLPVAAVGIGIGIDYGYYVLSRIVEEYPKDRSFDNAIVRAYNTTGKTVLFTGLSLTASIVYWCFFPMKFQAQMAILLVILLAFHLIGALLFIPPMVSLLRPKFAIKYADDHDRRILEEGIEGDETPADA